The following proteins are encoded in a genomic region of Necator americanus strain Aroian chromosome II, whole genome shotgun sequence:
- a CDS encoding hypothetical protein (NECATOR_CHRII.G8310.T2) encodes MDKGGQLKELHYTALKTLQFVAGLQDPSLRDVRLRMLRRLDTHTEDAPLTIEDLVAECENFTALKMDNTDMEGSHDVHVVQKKNVKYFVECGLPHYRSTCPLLSSSTGQKMGQKPRRRSNRRKKSQCKNVVTFAAKNARAYLDVNISGRSLRFQLDTGADITLVSRRTWKKLGSPPLEPCIMPAKAADGSPMKIDGRFSTGFFVRDRTTGKKILEEANREEIAVDLKKEYAEVFKCGLDRCVKTKAKLLLRDNAVPVFKEKRPVPYASVPDLDAEIDRLVAEQVISPVEHSEWATPMVIVKKKSGQIRLCGDFSTGLNDALQLHQHPLPTAKDVFTKLNGGQLVTQIDFAEAYLQVEVEEESKEMLTINTQRGLYRYNRLPFGVKSAPGIFQQIMDSVICGLEGVAAYLDDVIVTGRTQQEHRHNLEALFGRIHEYAYASDWKSVTF; translated from the exons ATGGACAAAGGAGGTCAACTGAAGGAGCTGCACTACACAGCACTGAAGACGCTACAGTTCGTAGCAGGACTTCAAGATCCGTCGCTTCGAGATGTTCGTCTCAGAATGCTCCGTCGACTGGATACGCACACAGAAGATGCGCCATTGACGATAGAAGACCTCGTTGCTGAATGTGAGAACTTCACCGCATTGAAGATGGACAACACAGACATGGAAGGAAGTCATGATGTCCATGTCgtgcagaaaaagaatgtgaagtACTTCGTGGAATGTGGATTACCGCACTACAGAAGCACATGTCCGCTTCTCTCCTCCAGCACTGGACAGAAGATGGGACAGAAACCAAGAAGACGATCCAACCGTCGCAAGAAAAGCCAGTGCAAGAACGTTGTCACCTTCGCCGCTAAGAACGCTCGAGCCTACCTCGATGTCAATATCAGCGGACGTTCTCTACGCTTCCAGCTCGACACAGGCGCAGATATCACGTTGGTATCACGTCGAACGTGGAAAAAGCTCGGATCTCCACCCTTGGAACCCTGTATCATGCCAGCCAAAGCGGCAGATGGATCACCGATGAAGATTGATGGAAGATTCTCCACAGGCTTCTTTGTCAGAGACCGGACAACAGGGAAGAAAATCCTAG AAGAAGCAAACCGAGAGGAAATCGCCGTAGACTTGAAGAAGGAATACGCAGAAGTGTTCAAATGCGGACTTGACAGATGCGTCAAGACTAAGGCGAAGTTGTTGTTAAGGGACAACGCAGTACCTGTTTTCAAGGAGAAGCGACCAGTACCCTATGCCTCCGTGCCGGATTTGGATGCTGAAATTGATCGGCTGGTGGCCGAACAAGTGATATCCCCAGTAGAGCACTCAGAGTGGGCCACGCCTATGGTTATagtcaagaagaaaagtgggCAAATCCGCTTGTGCGGAGACTTCTCGACAGGATTGAACGATGCGCTGCAGTTGCACCAACACCCGTTGCCCACGGCGAAGGACGTGTTTACGAAGCTGAATGGAGGACAGCTTGTCACGCAAATCGATTTTGCAGAAGCATATCTGCAGGTGGAAGTTGAAGAAGAATCGAAGGAAATGCTGACGATTAATACGCAAAGAGGACTGTACCGCTACAATCGTCTACCCTTCGGCGTGAAGTCAGCACCTGGCATATTCCAGCAGATCATGGATTCAGTGATATGTGGACTGGAAGGCGTTGCTGCCTATCTGGATGACGTGATAGTCACAGGCCGCACACAACAGGAGCATCGCCATAACTTGGAAGCGCTATTCGGAAGGATCCACGAATACGCTTACGCGTCCGATTGGAAAAGTGTAACTTTTTGA
- a CDS encoding hypothetical protein (NECATOR_CHRII.G8310.T1) produces MSVPKNVAEVRSFLGMINYYGSFVAEMCQLRAPLDTLLKKNVPFKWNEECEAAFNRAKEVLASDLLLTHFDPSLDIIVVADASDHGIGAVILGRMPDGTEKAIWHASRSLTAAEGNYGQIEKEGLALIFAVRKFHRYVYGRRFKLLTEHKALRLILFGYDFDIEYHKTTEFGQADVLSRLIPPRPAQTEDIVIAKIEQDILAVQSAAVKALSVTRKTIEEESRKNERVSQVIWMLQTGTWPSKPKEQINTWNALSYALSVQNGCLHFGYRIIVPASLQEAVLKQLHEGHPGMKRMKMLARGYVYWANINRDIEEAVRHCRNCQEAAKMPKKTVLNSWTTEKKPWDRIHIDYAGPLNGRMYLVVVDAYSKWPEVFEMSSFSTTATLRDSEYCWHNSEIPG; encoded by the exons ATGTCAGTACCAAAGAACGTGGCAGAGGTTCGCTCGTTCCTTGGTATGATCAACTACTATGGATCGTTTGTCGCGGAGATGTGCCAGTTACGCGCACCGCTGGATACTTTGTTGAAGAAGAACGTTCCGTTCAAATGGAATGAGGAATGTGAAGCAGCCTTCAATCGCGCCAAGGAAGTACTTGCTTCAGACCTGCTCCTGACGCATTTTGATCCTAGTCTGGATATAATTGTAGTGGCCGATGCATCAGACCATGGAATTGGAGCGGTGATCCTGGGCAGGATGCCGGATGGGACCGAGAAGGCAATATGGCATGCAAGCCGAAGTCTTACCGCTGCAGAAGGAAACTAcggtcagatcgagaaagaGGGACTCGCCTTGATATTCGCTGTTCGGAAGTTCCACCGTTACGTATATGGACGTCGATTCAAGCTCCTCACGGAACACAAGGCGTTG AGGTTGATACTTTTCGGATATGACTTTGATATCGAATATCACAAGACGACAGAGTTTGGACAAGCTGACGTCTTATCACGCCTGATCCCTCCAAGACCGGCTCAGACAGAAGATATTGTGATAGCCAAAATTGAACAGGACATTCTTGCTGTTCAGAGTGCTGCCGTAAAAGCACTATCCGTGACCAGGAAAACTATTGAAGAAGAGTCTAGGAAGAATGAAAGGGTATCGCAggtcatatggatgctgcagACAGGAACATGGCCAAGCAAGCCTAAGGAACAAATCAACACCTGGAACGCTCTGAGCTACGCACTGTCAGTGCAGAACGGATGCCTGCATTTTGGCTACAGAATCATCGTGCCAGCCTCACTTCAAGAAGCAGTTTTGAAACAACTGCATGAAGGACATCcaggaatgaaaagaatgaagatgCTCGCCCGAGGATATGTGTACTGGGCGAACATCAACAGGGACATCGAAGAAGCTGTACGCCACTGCCGCAACTGTCAAGAAGCTGCGAAGATGCCAAAGAAGACAGTTCTCAACTCGTGGACCACTGAGAAGAAACCGTGGGACAGGATTCATATCGACTATGCGGGACCACTCAATGGTAGGATGTACCTTGTGGTAGTTGATGCGTATTCGAAGTGGCCAGAAGTCTTTGAAATGTCGTCGTTCTCAACCACTGCAACGTTGAGAGACTCAGAATACTGCTGGCACAATTCGGAAATCCCAGGGTGA
- a CDS encoding hypothetical protein (NECATOR_CHRII.G8311.T1) — protein sequence MWQCLAQLPDFGLVCEQVSGPLNHLHNSIKDTTSGDQGSRRRRPSRSTIKDPEERRLRRSRSTNKKKEEAEEAQTSPSEPLRMRGTKSKASESQLENFLAAMVEQMRSEHEEMKTLLTALAPTQRTAVQVVSKDQYDQLSKDVQMFVSDEEVGHTFAYWYKRYSPVIPDSVLPDSRRRDLILMKLDEDAYRKY from the coding sequence ATGTGGCAATGTTTGGCACAGTTGCCTGATTTTGGTTTAGTTTGTGAGCAAGTAAGCGGTCCATTAAACCATCTTCACAACTCAATCAAGGACACAACAAGTGGTGATCAAGGATCCAGGAGAAGAAGACCCAGCAGAAGCACGATCAAGgatccagaagaaagaagactcAGAAGAAGCCGATCAAcgaacaagaagaaagaagaggcaGAAGAAGCGCAAACAAGTCCATCGGAACCCCTCAGGATGCGAGGAACCAAAAGTAAGGCTTCAGAGTCACAGCTCGAGAACTTTCTTGCAGCAATGGTTGAACAAATGCGGTCtgaacatgaagaaatgaaaacgctGCTAACCGCCTTGGCACCCACGCAGAGAACCGCCGTCCAGGTGGTCAGCAAGGATCAATACGACCAGCTGAGTAAGGACGTGCAAATGTTTGTGTCCGACGAGGAGGTGGGTCACACTTTCGCCTATTGGTACAAGAGGTACAGCCCGGTCATCCCGGATTCGGTCTTGCCGGATAGCAGGAGGCGCGATTTGATCCTCATGAAGCTGGACGAGGATGCGTatcggaaatattaa
- a CDS encoding hypothetical protein (NECATOR_CHRII.G8312.T1) produces the protein MSASIWLIVTLTFWLLITIARQVFDLIGKLWIPVGFNLLQILCCITGLFGVCQKRVFLLVALTISTVISICQNVLIFLWYIGIFGDISRPVLSAGLPYSYSFFLRHTPYCGAHFDLQKSKWVQSPCILPYNQIEAGQALLHVILAAITMILSIIVILERRREKDRPKMPLPVQYAQIKRHHRPTTSSLNDIRSGYTNSSYDDMRTVALPEHRIPPYPYERNNRNKRARIRPNSMPQPHFDQYSSVKSIDKDDIQPQPQTLRSSTTVNGRFRKSSEQPRRASMHEELRGYDGPNEEEFGKISGTMTSLVSFDPKSRTLLRVREHRESDDDEAEGYCQIGKQTSMDSGLYERIRDKGTGKSRDRLNSVASQTLAESGNSQESVPSFVAPNFHNEETPHDVIVQDVSSSDSGFPGSTGSDWPAASSPPRPGRWQSDPAPSWQMAKKSMISNLPGFKLVTDEERFSAAAAGTDPPQYKSNFRVEIIEEDRTIAVGHYHSINEFQLTDDPKPKQTVPVITGAGLLV, from the exons ATCCTTTGCTGTATCACCGGATTATTTGGTGTATGTCAGAAacgagtttttcttctggtaGCGCTCACAATATCTACCGTAATATCAATATGTCAAAATGTATTAATATTTCTATG GTATATCGGGATATTCGGAGATATCTCCAGACCGGTACTGTCAGCCGGTCTACCGTACTCCTATTCGTTCTTCCTGAGACACACTCCTTACTGTGGAGCGCATTTTGATCTACAGAA ATCAAAATGGGTCCAATCACCGTGCATACTACCGTATAATCAAATCGAAGCGGGTCAAGCTCTGTTGCATGTGATTCTAGCGGCGATCACTATGATCCTTAGCATCATAGTGATCCTGGAACGACGCCGTGAGAAGGATCGTCCCAAGATGCCGTTGCCAGTACAGTACGCGCAGATCAAACGGCATCATCGGCCAACAACGTCGTCACTCAACGATATTCG GAGCGGTTATACGAACTCTTCCTATGATGATATGCGTACGGTAGCGTTGCCTGAACATCGTATCCCACCGTATCCGTACGAGAGAAATAACCGAAACAAAAGAGCAAGAATACGACCAAATTCGATG CCACAACCACACTTCGATCAATATTCTTCGGTGAAATCGATCGATAAGGACGACATCCAACCACAACCTCAGACATTGAGGTCGTCCACAACAGTGAATGGACGTTTCCGGAAGTCGTCTGAACAGCCACGTAGAGCTAGCATGCATGAG GAGCTGCGAGGTTATGACGGACCCAATGAGGAAGAATTCGGAAAGATCTCCGGAACGATGACGTCACTAGTGAGTTTCGATCCGAAGAGTCGCACATTGCTTCGCGTACGGGAACATCGTGAATCTGATGACGACGAGGCTGAGGGCTACTGTCAAATAGGAAAG caaaCTTCAATGGATAGCGGGTTGTACGAGCGAATACGCGATAAAGGTACGGGAAAATCCCGAGATCGTCTTAATTCCGTTGCATCTCAAACGCTGGCGGAATCTGGGAACAGTCAG GAATCCGTACCGTCATTTGTGGCGCCGAACTTTCACAATGAAGAAACACCGCATGACGTCATTGTGCAGGACGTGAGCAGCTCCGATTCCGGATTCCCCGGTTCGACCGGCTCCGACTGGCCGGCCGCCTCATCGCCACCTCGCCCGGGTCGTTGGCAAAGCGATCCTGCGCCCAGTTGGCAAATGGCCAAAAAGAGCATGATCAGCAATTTGCCTGGGTTTAAGTTGGTGACCGACGAGGAGCGATTCTCGGCTGCCGCGGCCGGTACGGATCCACCTCAGTATAAATCCAATTTCCGAGTGGAGATCATCGAAGAGGATCGAACGATTGCTGTTGGCCATTATCATTCGATCAACGAATTCCAACTTACCGATGATCCGAAACCTAAACAAACTGTGCCAGTAATTACGGGAGCTGGATTGCTTGTTTAG